Below is a window of Gemmatimonadales bacterium DNA.
TCGTAGTCCACGTCGAGCAGCGAGCCCACGTCGGCCGGATCGCGGCCGACCAGGGTGAAGGAGAGCACCGGCAGCCGCTGCTCCAGGCTCGTCGTGCCGTGGAGCGTGACGCCCTCGATCGCCTCCAGTCCCGCCTGCAGGCGGCCGAACAGCTCCATCTCGTGCCGGTAGATCGCACCGATCCCGCGTCGGGCGAGGTACTGCTGCGCGAAGTACAGGCCCGCGATGCCGAGCAGGTTGCCCGTGCCGGCCTCGAGCCGGTACGGGTACTCGTCCAGGTGGTACGGGTACGCGGAGTGCACGCCGGTGCCGCCGAAGCGCGTGTGGCGGATCTCCACGCCTTCGCGGACGTACAGCCCGCCCGTGCCCGTGGGACCGAGCAGCGACTTGTGGCCGGTGAAGGCCAGCACGTCGATCGCCATCGCCTCGACGTCGATCGGAATCACGCCGGCCGTCTGGGCCGCATCCACCACGAAGGCGATGCCCCGCTCGCGGCATCGGCGCCCGATCTCCGCCACCGGCTGGATGGTGCCGATCACGTTGGAGCCGTGGTTCACGACCACCAGCTTCGTCTCCGGCCGGAACCGCCGCGCGATCTCGTCGGGGTCCACCCGGCCACCCTGCTCGAACGGCACGAACTCCACGCGGACGCCGCGGTCGCGCTGCAGGTGGTCGAGCGGACGGATCACCGAGTTGTGCTCGAGGGTGGTCGTGATGGCGTGATCGCCGCTCTGGACGAGGCCCTGGATGGCCAGGTTCAGCGCGTCGGTCGCGTTGGCGGCGAAGATCAGCCGCTCCGGCCTGGCGCCGCCGAAGAAGGCCGCCAGCGCCTTGCGGGTCTCGTGCACCAGCTCGCCTGCGACCATGCACAGGTCGTAACCCGAGCGGCCCGGGTTCACGCCGATGCGCGCGTACGTCTCGAAGGCCTGCTGCAGCACTTCCCGCGGCTTCGGAAAGGTGGTCGCCGCGTTGTCGAGGTAGATGGTCTTCCGCGAATCGAAGTTCAGGTCCATCGGCCCCTCCGGTGAGGCGCCCGCGCGGCCGCGCCGGGTCGGGCGCCCGCGTGAAGCGAGGAACCGCAATTCCCGTACTCCGGGCCCC
It encodes the following:
- a CDS encoding aminotransferase class V-fold PLP-dependent enzyme, whose translation is MDLNFDSRKTIYLDNAATTFPKPREVLQQAFETYARIGVNPGRSGYDLCMVAGELVHETRKALAAFFGGARPERLIFAANATDALNLAIQGLVQSGDHAITTTLEHNSVIRPLDHLQRDRGVRVEFVPFEQGGRVDPDEIARRFRPETKLVVVNHGSNVIGTIQPVAEIGRRCRERGIAFVVDAAQTAGVIPIDVEAMAIDVLAFTGHKSLLGPTGTGGLYVREGVEIRHTRFGGTGVHSAYPYHLDEYPYRLEAGTGNLLGIAGLYFAQQYLARRGIGAIYRHEMELFGRLQAGLEAIEGVTLHGTTSLEQRLPVLSFTLVGRDPADVGSLLDVDYDIACRTGLQCAPLIHQQMGTGERGTVRLSVGPLNE